The proteins below come from a single Mycobacterium parmense genomic window:
- a CDS encoding LLM class F420-dependent oxidoreductase has translation MRFTITHPMHSHPYNPELVSGDGIGTVAAAAEAAGIHGFGFTDHPAPSQRWLEAGGHDALDPFVALGFAAATTSTLRLIPNIVVLPYRNPFVVAKSGATLDLLSGGRFTLAVGVGYLKREFAALGVSYDERAELFEEALQVIRAIWTGDDISFEGKHFSAKGITAHPRPVSEPHPPIWIGGNTTASRQRVAQYGDGWCPFPAPPQLAQTAGTAVIDSVERLTGGIDDLRRRCDAAGRDWSAIDITFTNFEGGSPADDAFNADAYLEGLQKLAKLGVTWVSVHLPGDSVAHALETLDRFRALVIDAA, from the coding sequence ATGCGTTTCACCATCACCCACCCGATGCACAGCCATCCCTACAACCCCGAGCTGGTCAGTGGGGACGGCATCGGCACAGTGGCCGCGGCCGCCGAGGCGGCGGGGATCCACGGTTTCGGCTTCACCGACCACCCGGCGCCGTCGCAGCGCTGGCTGGAGGCCGGCGGGCACGACGCTTTGGACCCTTTTGTCGCACTGGGTTTCGCGGCAGCCACGACGTCGACTTTGCGGCTGATCCCCAACATCGTGGTGCTGCCCTACCGAAACCCGTTCGTGGTGGCCAAGTCCGGCGCCACATTGGACCTGCTGTCCGGCGGCCGTTTCACGCTGGCCGTCGGAGTGGGCTACCTCAAGCGGGAATTCGCCGCGTTGGGGGTCAGCTACGACGAGCGCGCCGAGCTGTTCGAGGAGGCGCTGCAGGTGATCAGGGCCATCTGGACCGGTGACGACATCTCCTTCGAGGGAAAGCATTTCAGCGCGAAGGGGATCACCGCCCACCCCCGTCCCGTCAGCGAGCCGCATCCGCCGATCTGGATCGGCGGCAACACGACGGCCTCGCGCCAGCGGGTGGCGCAGTACGGCGACGGCTGGTGCCCGTTTCCCGCCCCGCCGCAACTCGCTCAGACCGCCGGCACCGCGGTCATCGACTCCGTGGAAAGGCTCACCGGTGGCATCGACGACCTGCGGCGCCGGTGCGATGCGGCGGGCAGGGACTGGTCGGCGATCGACATCACCTTCACCAACTTCGAGGGCGGCAGCCCCGCCGACGACGCATTCAACGCCGACGCCTACCTCGAGGGGCTTCAGAAGCTGGCGAAGCTGGGTGTGACGTGGGTCAGTGTGCACCTGCCCGGCGACAGCGTGGCGCACGCGCTGGAGACCCTCGACCGTTTCCGTGCCCTCGTGATCGACGCCGCCTGA
- a CDS encoding acyl-CoA thioesterase, with translation MSKVSEESEQTEWTVQGLLDLFDVQSGGQDRFSGDTGIAAGDERQVVEGTQVLAQAIVAVAKRFPDKSVRSAHAVFSRAVTVGPPIELVLDVVAEGRSTATAVVAVHQNGRRCLSITVLADVPTGDVIRHHLPRPDVAGPADAHQSPMPMVGRELRLVDVVDVNSPDEVGPPELHAWLHYDPIPTRDDLAKALLAYFTGHLGISTTMRAHAGIGTAQAHLTVSTAPMSISVAFHEPVRWDGWLLYTHESTQVGAGMSYVRGTVHSEAGELLCSFAQEALIRPLRTSDTAIDSRARF, from the coding sequence TTGAGCAAGGTTTCTGAGGAGTCCGAGCAGACCGAGTGGACGGTGCAGGGCCTGCTGGACCTGTTCGACGTGCAGTCCGGCGGGCAGGATCGGTTCAGCGGCGACACCGGCATCGCCGCCGGCGACGAACGGCAGGTGGTCGAGGGCACCCAGGTGCTCGCCCAGGCGATAGTCGCGGTGGCCAAACGATTCCCCGACAAGTCGGTGCGCTCCGCACACGCCGTCTTCTCCCGCGCCGTGACCGTCGGTCCGCCGATCGAACTCGTGCTCGACGTCGTGGCCGAGGGCCGGTCCACCGCCACCGCGGTGGTGGCCGTGCACCAGAACGGCCGGCGCTGCCTGAGCATCACCGTGCTGGCCGACGTTCCGACGGGCGACGTCATCCGCCACCACCTGCCGCGCCCCGACGTCGCCGGCCCGGCCGACGCACACCAATCGCCGATGCCGATGGTGGGGCGCGAGCTGCGGCTGGTGGACGTCGTCGACGTCAACAGCCCCGACGAGGTCGGGCCGCCCGAATTGCACGCGTGGCTGCACTACGACCCGATCCCGACGCGCGACGACCTGGCCAAGGCGCTCCTGGCATACTTCACCGGCCACCTCGGGATCTCCACCACGATGCGCGCGCACGCCGGCATCGGCACGGCCCAGGCGCACCTGACCGTGTCCACCGCGCCCATGAGCATCTCCGTCGCGTTCCACGAACCGGTGCGTTGGGACGGCTGGCTGCTCTACACCCACGAGAGCACCCAGGTCGGCGCGGGCATGTCGTATGTGCGCGGCACCGTGCACTCCGAGGCCGGTGAGCTGCTGTGCTCCTTTGCGCAGGAGGCGCTGATCCGTCCGCTGCGCACCAGCGACACGGCGATCGACTCGCGCGCGCGGTTCTAA
- a CDS encoding SMP-30/gluconolactonase/LRE family protein: protein MIPKPLANGFCFGEGPRWFEGLLWFSDMLGEAVHTADMRGTLTTVPLPGRRPSGLGFRPDGSLLIVSTEDRQVLRYDGETVTPLADLADLAPANLGDMVVDAAGRAYIGCQAFSGGVIIRLDQDDSATVVATDLDFPNGMVITPDGELIVAESVGRRLTAFAIGDGGELTGRRVFADGLDGPPDGIALDAEGGVWTSMTLAHQFERIIDGGAVTDRIDMGGRVAVACALGGPQRRTLFLLSSTDAYPQRLIGTRQSRLDAVTVTAPGAGLP from the coding sequence ATGATCCCGAAGCCGCTCGCCAACGGGTTCTGCTTCGGTGAGGGCCCCCGCTGGTTCGAGGGCTTGCTGTGGTTTTCCGACATGCTGGGCGAGGCCGTGCACACCGCGGACATGCGCGGGACGCTGACCACCGTCCCACTGCCCGGGCGCCGCCCGTCCGGCCTGGGCTTCCGCCCCGACGGCTCGTTGCTGATCGTCTCGACCGAGGACCGGCAGGTGTTGCGCTACGACGGCGAAACCGTCACTCCCCTGGCCGATCTCGCCGACCTGGCACCGGCCAACCTCGGCGACATGGTCGTCGACGCGGCGGGCCGCGCCTACATCGGGTGCCAGGCATTCTCCGGCGGCGTCATCATCCGCCTCGACCAGGACGACAGCGCCACGGTGGTCGCCACGGACCTCGACTTCCCCAACGGGATGGTGATCACGCCGGACGGCGAATTGATCGTCGCCGAATCGGTCGGCCGACGGCTCACTGCGTTCGCCATCGGCGACGGCGGCGAGCTGACGGGCCGCCGCGTGTTCGCCGACGGCCTCGACGGCCCGCCCGACGGCATCGCGCTCGACGCCGAGGGCGGGGTGTGGACCTCGATGACGCTGGCCCACCAGTTCGAGCGGATCATCGACGGCGGCGCCGTGACGGACCGCATCGACATGGGCGGGCGGGTCGCCGTCGCCTGCGCGCTGGGAGGACCCCAGCGGCGCACGCTGTTCCTACTGTCGAGCACCGACGCGTATCCTCAGCGCCTGATCGGCACCCGGCAGTCCCGGCTGGATGCCGTCACGGTCACCGCCCCCGGCGCCGGCCTGCCCTGA
- a CDS encoding thioesterase family protein has protein sequence MSDSYYELVDDADPLGEKFRATDLARGTWSAAIQHGGPVSALLVRALERCARRDDTRLSRVVIDLLGGVPSDGDLWVTSRLQRAGKQIELVGAEMLALGPDGEPRPVARASGWRLHQQDTRALAHAAAELPRPRDEAVNRNLKAREWDRNYVHSLDWLWLTEPLSPGPGESWINPTVDLVGGESMTQLERLFAVADCANGIGSKLDITKWTFLNTDLAVHVFRVPDGDWIGIRAETSYGPDGVGTTVGTLFDERGAVGAIQQCVLVRSRGGK, from the coding sequence GTGAGCGACTCCTACTACGAGCTCGTCGATGACGCCGATCCGCTGGGGGAGAAGTTCAGGGCGACCGACCTGGCGCGCGGCACCTGGTCGGCGGCAATACAGCACGGCGGACCGGTGTCCGCGCTGCTGGTCCGGGCGCTGGAGCGGTGTGCCCGGCGCGACGACACGCGCCTGTCGCGAGTCGTCATCGACCTGCTCGGCGGTGTGCCGTCCGACGGCGATCTGTGGGTCACCTCGCGCCTGCAGCGCGCGGGCAAGCAGATCGAACTCGTCGGCGCCGAGATGCTGGCCCTCGGCCCCGACGGCGAACCGCGCCCCGTCGCGCGCGCCAGCGGGTGGCGGCTGCACCAGCAGGACACCCGGGCGCTGGCCCACGCCGCCGCCGAGCTGCCCCGCCCGCGCGACGAGGCCGTCAACCGCAACCTCAAGGCGCGGGAGTGGGACCGCAACTACGTGCACAGCCTGGACTGGCTGTGGCTGACCGAACCACTGAGCCCGGGGCCGGGCGAGTCGTGGATCAACCCGACGGTGGACCTGGTCGGCGGCGAGTCCATGACGCAGCTGGAGCGGCTGTTCGCGGTGGCCGACTGCGCGAACGGAATCGGCAGCAAGCTCGACATCACCAAGTGGACCTTTCTCAACACCGACCTGGCCGTGCACGTGTTCCGCGTCCCCGACGGTGACTGGATCGGAATCCGGGCCGAGACGAGCTACGGACCCGACGGTGTCGGTACCACCGTCGGGACGTTGTTCGACGAGCGCGGCGCGGTCGGTGCGATTCAGCAGTGCGTGCTGGTGCGCTCGCGCGGCGGGAAATAG
- a CDS encoding TetR/AcrR family transcriptional regulator — translation MSGPVQAADSDTSTRQRILAATAEVLGRNGKTKLSLSDVATQAGVSRPTLYRWFASKEELLSAFSSYERQIFESGLVKATAGLKGVDKLDAVLRFIVEYQHSYSGVRMVDVEPEHTIAQFSWVIPQMREGLQRHLPGPNAAVKAATVIRIAISHYIVRSDDADQFLAQLRHAVGIKGS, via the coding sequence ATGAGCGGGCCGGTGCAGGCGGCGGACAGTGACACCTCGACGCGTCAGCGGATCCTCGCGGCCACCGCGGAAGTGCTCGGGCGGAACGGAAAGACGAAGCTGAGCCTCTCCGACGTCGCCACCCAGGCGGGGGTCTCGCGCCCGACGCTGTACCGCTGGTTCGCCTCGAAAGAGGAGTTGCTGTCGGCCTTTTCGAGCTACGAGCGGCAAATCTTCGAGAGCGGTCTGGTGAAGGCCACTGCAGGGCTCAAGGGCGTGGACAAGCTCGACGCCGTGCTGCGGTTCATCGTCGAATACCAGCACTCCTACTCCGGTGTGCGCATGGTGGACGTCGAGCCCGAACACACCATCGCCCAGTTCTCCTGGGTCATCCCCCAGATGCGCGAGGGGCTGCAACGCCACCTGCCCGGGCCCAATGCCGCGGTGAAGGCGGCCACCGTGATCCGGATCGCGATCTCGCACTACATCGTCCGAAGCGACGACGCCGACCAGTTCCTCGCGCAGCTGCGCCACGCGGTGGGCATCAAGGGCAGCTAG